In Spirochaeta thermophila DSM 6578, the following proteins share a genomic window:
- the cas1c gene encoding type I-C CRISPR-associated endonuclease Cas1c, protein MKRLLNTLFITTEKLYLKKDHECVAIFQKKRLLTRIPLIQLSQIVCFGNVLVTPFLLGHCGKNGISVSFFSRNGRFLARATGPTRGNVLLRREQYRIADSEERSLPIVRTVILAKIHNSRRVLQRAFQDHGEKITDPKRFQRAIGLLLRLKERVARTPTITELRGIEGDASRLYFTLFDQCITSQKADFFFHERSRRPPLDRMNALLSFLYTLLYCDMISALEAVGLDPAVGFLHKDRSGRASLALDLIEELRAYLGDRIALSLVNLRQIKAEDFELLDNGAVFLTEKGRKKVLTAYQQRKQEEITHPFLGEKIPIGLLFYVQGLLLARYIRGDLDGYPAFFWK, encoded by the coding sequence TTGAAGCGACTCCTCAATACACTATTTATCACTACCGAGAAGCTCTATCTTAAGAAAGACCATGAGTGTGTGGCTATCTTTCAGAAAAAGCGCCTCCTCACGCGTATCCCACTCATTCAGCTCTCCCAGATTGTCTGCTTCGGGAACGTGCTCGTGACTCCGTTTCTCTTGGGACACTGTGGAAAGAACGGAATCTCCGTATCCTTTTTTTCAAGGAACGGTCGTTTCTTGGCCAGAGCCACAGGCCCCACCCGGGGAAATGTGTTACTCAGGAGGGAACAGTATCGCATCGCGGACAGTGAAGAGCGCAGTCTTCCGATTGTTCGAACGGTGATTCTGGCCAAGATCCATAACTCGAGACGTGTGCTTCAGCGAGCCTTTCAGGATCATGGAGAGAAAATCACAGATCCCAAAAGGTTTCAACGCGCTATTGGCCTTTTGCTGCGTCTTAAGGAGAGAGTAGCACGGACCCCGACGATCACAGAACTCCGAGGGATAGAAGGAGATGCCTCTCGTCTTTATTTTACCTTGTTCGATCAGTGCATTACGAGTCAGAAGGCCGACTTCTTTTTCCATGAGCGTTCCCGACGACCTCCACTCGATAGAATGAACGCCCTTCTCTCGTTTTTGTATACGCTCCTCTACTGCGACATGATATCGGCACTTGAGGCGGTGGGCCTCGATCCCGCAGTGGGATTCCTCCACAAGGACAGGTCGGGAAGGGCGTCCCTCGCGTTGGATCTCATTGAAGAACTCAGGGCCTATCTCGGGGATAGGATAGCCCTTTCTCTTGTGAACTTGCGACAGATAAAAGCAGAAGATTTCGAACTTTTGGATAACGGTGCGGTCTTCCTCACCGAGAAGGGGAGAAAAAAGGTACTTACTGCGTATCAGCAGAGGAAACAGGAGGAGATCACCCATCCATTCTTGGGAGAGAAGATCCCGATAGGTCTCTTGTTTTATGTACAAGGCCTGTTGCTCGCCCGATACATACGAGGCGACTTGGATGGGTATCCCGCCTTTTTCTGGAAGTAA
- the cas2 gene encoding CRISPR-associated endonuclease Cas2: MVVVSYDVGQDEGGQKRLRKMAKLCEGFGQRVQYSVFECLVDPAQWVNLKAHISSIINPEYDSVRFYFLGANWKRRVESLGKQRSFEPDEPMII; this comes from the coding sequence ATGGTAGTAGTGAGCTATGATGTGGGGCAGGATGAAGGAGGTCAAAAAAGACTTCGCAAAATGGCGAAGCTCTGTGAAGGGTTTGGACAGCGGGTTCAATACTCGGTCTTTGAGTGCCTCGTCGACCCCGCGCAATGGGTCAACCTGAAAGCGCATATCTCCTCGATCATCAATCCGGAGTACGATAGTGTGAGGTTCTATTTCCTGGGTGCCAATTGGAAGCGACGCGTGGAGAGCCTGGGGAAACAGCGATCGTTTGAGCCCGATGAACCTATGATCATCTAA
- a CDS encoding DUF4416 family protein has product MGLRRSFEPWNLFVGVLLSSEVYALDVQRVLEMEWGPVDFVSDLMPFRYTSYYDKEMGEGILRWFLSFERLVDPSRLWEFKVRSNELEDRWREGGRRRVNLDPGLLNLSRVVLASTKDHAHRIPLQEGIYAEVTLVYREKRFSSLPWTYPDYRSREYQEVFKRMRRLYVEKRRIWLKQVGGEAGG; this is encoded by the coding sequence ATGGGCCTGCGCAGGTCGTTCGAACCCTGGAATCTCTTTGTGGGGGTGCTCCTCTCGAGCGAGGTGTACGCCCTGGATGTGCAGCGGGTGTTGGAAATGGAGTGGGGGCCTGTGGATTTCGTCTCCGACCTCATGCCGTTCCGCTACACGTCATATTACGATAAGGAGATGGGAGAGGGTATACTCAGGTGGTTCCTCTCGTTCGAGCGGCTCGTCGATCCGTCTCGCCTGTGGGAGTTCAAGGTGAGGTCGAATGAGTTGGAGGATCGGTGGAGGGAAGGAGGAAGACGGAGGGTCAATCTCGATCCGGGGCTGCTCAATCTGAGCAGGGTGGTGCTCGCGAGCACGAAGGATCATGCACACCGCATCCCGCTCCAGGAGGGTATCTACGCAGAGGTGACGCTTGTGTATCGTGAGAAGCGGTTTTCGTCGCTTCCCTGGACGTATCCGGACTACAGGAGCAGGGAGTACCAGGAGGTGTTCAAGCGAATGCGGCGCCTCTATGTGGAGAAGCGAAGGATATGGCTGAAGCAGGTGGGTGGTGAAGCGGGAGGTTAG